One segment of Corynebacterium caspium DSM 44850 DNA contains the following:
- a CDS encoding alanine/glycine:cation symporter family protein: MPALTDYINSFNGYLWYGVTALLIGSGLLYCARTLFVQIRYIPEMFRAVVEKPSEIEAGTKGISSFKAFTISAASRVGTGNVAGVAIAISVGGPGAIFWMWMMAMIGGATAFVESTLAQVYKVRDKSSYRGGPAYYIDRALGWKWLSTLFAIMISVTYGFVFNAVQTNSIVAAVETSAGIDSMVVKIGIGLCIAALTASIIFGGVQRIANVTQAIVPIMAVLYLILAIIVIAMNISQVPVVFSSIISHAFGLREFTGATIGTVMMQGVRRGLFSNEAGMGSAPNAAATASVSHPVKQGLIQTLGVYFDTWVVCSATAFIILLANPDLHAGKEGIALTQSALSSSVGGWAIHFLTLIILFLAFSSVIGNYYYGESNIGYITKNSLKALNAYRTMVVLFVFGGAIGSIPLVWALADVFSGLLASINIIGIFPLAGVAVMLLKHFNVQRAAGLNPVLRREDLPRNIKAWDQMQTWDKDDSILERTEQYEGLDYGWKTADDSAAEASAAANPKA, encoded by the coding sequence ATGCCTGCATTAACAGATTATATAAATTCCTTTAACGGATACCTCTGGTACGGGGTTACTGCCCTGCTAATTGGATCCGGACTTCTATATTGTGCACGGACGCTATTCGTGCAGATCCGCTATATTCCGGAAATGTTTCGGGCAGTAGTGGAAAAGCCCTCAGAGATTGAAGCAGGTACTAAAGGTATTTCCTCCTTTAAAGCCTTTACGATCTCCGCTGCTTCTCGTGTTGGCACGGGCAACGTAGCCGGCGTAGCTATTGCTATTTCTGTAGGTGGACCAGGTGCCATCTTCTGGATGTGGATGATGGCCATGATTGGTGGCGCTACTGCCTTTGTTGAATCTACTTTGGCGCAGGTATATAAGGTTCGAGATAAAAGCTCTTACCGCGGGGGACCGGCCTACTATATTGACCGTGCTTTAGGTTGGAAATGGCTTTCCACACTATTTGCCATCATGATTTCGGTTACTTATGGATTCGTTTTCAATGCCGTTCAAACCAATTCCATTGTGGCGGCTGTAGAAACATCTGCCGGAATTGATTCTATGGTAGTCAAAATCGGAATTGGTCTTTGTATTGCAGCGCTTACCGCTTCAATTATCTTTGGTGGCGTACAACGTATTGCCAACGTAACCCAAGCTATCGTGCCAATTATGGCCGTGCTTTATTTGATTCTGGCCATCATCGTAATCGCCATGAATATCTCTCAGGTACCAGTAGTATTTAGCAGCATTATTTCCCACGCTTTCGGGCTCCGCGAGTTCACTGGCGCTACTATCGGCACCGTAATGATGCAAGGTGTTCGTCGTGGTTTATTCTCGAATGAAGCTGGTATGGGTTCTGCGCCCAATGCCGCAGCTACTGCCTCTGTTTCCCACCCGGTTAAGCAGGGTTTGATTCAAACTTTGGGTGTTTATTTTGATACCTGGGTTGTTTGTTCTGCTACTGCCTTTATCATCTTGCTGGCTAACCCTGATCTCCACGCTGGTAAAGAAGGAATTGCGTTAACCCAGAGTGCTTTATCTAGCTCGGTTGGTGGATGGGCCATTCACTTCCTCACCTTGATTATCCTATTCCTGGCTTTCTCCTCAGTGATTGGTAACTATTATTATGGTGAATCAAATATTGGTTATATCACCAAGAACAGCTTGAAAGCTCTAAATGCTTATCGCACGATGGTAGTTCTGTTCGTATTTGGTGGAGCCATTGGTTCTATTCCGCTAGTTTGGGCGCTTGCCGATGTATTCTCCGGATTGCTTGCCTCAATCAATATCATTGGTATCTTCCCGCTTGCCGGGGTTGCGGTAATGCTCCTGAAGCACTTCAATGTCCAGCGGGCAGCCGGATTGAATCCGGTATTGCGTCGGGAAGATTTGCCTCGAAATATTAAGGCTTGGGACCAGATGCAAACCTGGGATAAGGATGACTCCATATTGGAACGTACCGAGCAGTACGAGGGTCTAGATTATGGTTGGAAGACCGCAGATGACTCCGCAGCAGAAGCTTCCGCTGCAGCCAATCCAAAGGCTTAA
- a CDS encoding acylphosphatase, with the protein MDPKEPKIRLTAFVHGNVQGVGFRWWTRGQALEFGLSGKATNMPDGRVCVVAEGDVAQCAKLLEALKEEPSTRRRPGNVRKVIEQWSENLLGVAGFTIY; encoded by the coding sequence TTGGATCCGAAAGAACCCAAAATTCGTCTCACCGCCTTTGTGCATGGAAATGTCCAAGGCGTGGGCTTTCGGTGGTGGACACGTGGTCAAGCTTTAGAATTTGGCCTTAGCGGTAAAGCCACCAATATGCCTGATGGTCGCGTCTGTGTGGTCGCCGAAGGAGACGTAGCGCAGTGTGCCAAGTTGTTGGAAGCTTTAAAAGAAGAACCTTCAACGCGGCGTCGGCCAGGAAATGTGCGCAAAGTTATTGAACAATGGTCTGAGAATTTACTTGGTGTTGCAGGCTTCACCATTTACTAA